A genomic region of Alnus glutinosa chromosome 11, dhAlnGlut1.1, whole genome shotgun sequence contains the following coding sequences:
- the LOC133882419 gene encoding UPF0481 protein At3g47200-like isoform X2 — MGEYQRETLVYNITSKLESLEPLSSPEPYIYKVPDPLRKLNKEAFSPQILSIGPFHHGDEKLQNMEKHKLRYLKVLMEQAHKTLEDLLPVIEDLEESVRQCYAETISLNRISLRGAAKWTNDDKILLKPWLVATIQRDLMLLENQLPFFIIKKLFDHTLASQRGLPSFTKLTFNYFKSFNTQNLPSDPEPSILHFVDLLRRFFLPISHSPLERIDEEVKHVYSATQLDGKGLKFMADHSTETEHSLLDLDLDYKKGVLKIPHITLNDITEFYARNLIAFEQCHYPKDARVTDYFILLDFLIKSEKDVDLLGRKGIMVNGLGNNDATFINNLVTNIAYSDMNTKYYEICIQLKKFYEDPKHGWLASLRRDYFGNPWKATSTTAVVILLILTLIQAVCSIISIS, encoded by the exons ATGGGAGAATATCAACGTGAAACTTTGGTATATAACATCACAAGTAAGTTAGAAAGCTTAGAGCCTCTCTCATCACCTGAACCTTATATCTATAAGGTTCCGGATCCTCTTCGCAAGTTGAACAAAGAAGCATTCAGTCCTCAGATTCTTTCAATAGGGCCTTTTCACCATGGAGACGAAAAACTGCAAAACATGGAAAAACACAAATTAAGATATCTCAAGGTACTCATGGAACAGGCCCACAAAACCTTGGAGGACTTATTACCTGTTATAGAGGACTTAGAAGAAAGTGTTCGTCAATGTTATGCAGAGACTATTTCACTTAACAG AATTTCGTTGAGAGGAGCAGCAAAATGGACAAATGACGACAAGATATTACTAAAGCCATGGTTGGTTGCCACGATACAGCGGGACTTAATGTTacttgaaaatcaacttcctttctttattattaagaaattatttgacCATACATTGGCATCTCAACGAGGCCTACCCTCTTTCACTAAGCTTACCTTTAATTACTTTAAGTCTTTTAACACTCAAAATTTGCCTTCCGATCCTGAGCCAAGTATATTGCACTTTGTTGATTTGCTTAGAAGATTTTTCCTGCCCATAAGTCATTCTCCACTAGAAAGAATAGATGAAGAAGTTAAGCATGTGTACAGTGCAACCCAGCTGGATGGGAAAGGATTGAAGTTTATGGCGGATCATTCAACAGAGACAGAGCATTCTTTACTTGACCTTGACCTAGACTATAAGAAGGGAGTGTTGAAAATTCCACACATTACCTTGAACGATATCACAGAGTTTTATGCTCGAAATCTTATAGCATTTGAGCAATGCCACTACCCAAAAGATGCACGTGTTACTGATTATTTTATCCTGTTAGATTTCCTTATCAAAAGTGAAAAGGATGTGGATTTACTTGGTCGAAAGGGGATTATGGTTAATGGGCTAGGTAACAACGATGCAACTTTTATCAACAATTTGGTcacaaatattgcatattcagACATGAACACTAAATATTATGAAATTTGTATACAATTGAAGAAATTCTACGAGGACCCTAAGCATGGTTGGCTGGCTTCCTTGAGGCGAGACTATTTTGGCAATCCCTGGAAGGCCACTTCTACCACAGCTGTTGTTATCTTGTTGATCCTCACTTTGATACAAGCTGTATGCTCTATTATCTCTATATCCTGA
- the LOC133882419 gene encoding UPF0481 protein At3g47200-like isoform X1, whose protein sequence is MGEYQRETLVYNITSKLESLEPLSSPEPYIYKVPDPLRKLNKEAFSPQILSIGPFHHGDEKLQNMEKHKLRYLKVLMEQAHKTLEDLLPVIEDLEESVRQCYAETISLNRYDFLEMILVDASFIVVLFYRISLRGAAKWTNDDKILLKPWLVATIQRDLMLLENQLPFFIIKKLFDHTLASQRGLPSFTKLTFNYFKSFNTQNLPSDPEPSILHFVDLLRRFFLPISHSPLERIDEEVKHVYSATQLDGKGLKFMADHSTETEHSLLDLDLDYKKGVLKIPHITLNDITEFYARNLIAFEQCHYPKDARVTDYFILLDFLIKSEKDVDLLGRKGIMVNGLGNNDATFINNLVTNIAYSDMNTKYYEICIQLKKFYEDPKHGWLASLRRDYFGNPWKATSTTAVVILLILTLIQAVCSIISIS, encoded by the coding sequence ATGGGAGAATATCAACGTGAAACTTTGGTATATAACATCACAAGTAAGTTAGAAAGCTTAGAGCCTCTCTCATCACCTGAACCTTATATCTATAAGGTTCCGGATCCTCTTCGCAAGTTGAACAAAGAAGCATTCAGTCCTCAGATTCTTTCAATAGGGCCTTTTCACCATGGAGACGAAAAACTGCAAAACATGGAAAAACACAAATTAAGATATCTCAAGGTACTCATGGAACAGGCCCACAAAACCTTGGAGGACTTATTACCTGTTATAGAGGACTTAGAAGAAAGTGTTCGTCAATGTTATGCAGAGACTATTTCACTTAACAGGTATGACTTTTTGGAAATGATCTTGGTGGATGCGAGCTTCATTGTTGTGCTTTTTTACAGAATTTCGTTGAGAGGAGCAGCAAAATGGACAAATGACGACAAGATATTACTAAAGCCATGGTTGGTTGCCACGATACAGCGGGACTTAATGTTacttgaaaatcaacttcctttctttattattaagaaattatttgacCATACATTGGCATCTCAACGAGGCCTACCCTCTTTCACTAAGCTTACCTTTAATTACTTTAAGTCTTTTAACACTCAAAATTTGCCTTCCGATCCTGAGCCAAGTATATTGCACTTTGTTGATTTGCTTAGAAGATTTTTCCTGCCCATAAGTCATTCTCCACTAGAAAGAATAGATGAAGAAGTTAAGCATGTGTACAGTGCAACCCAGCTGGATGGGAAAGGATTGAAGTTTATGGCGGATCATTCAACAGAGACAGAGCATTCTTTACTTGACCTTGACCTAGACTATAAGAAGGGAGTGTTGAAAATTCCACACATTACCTTGAACGATATCACAGAGTTTTATGCTCGAAATCTTATAGCATTTGAGCAATGCCACTACCCAAAAGATGCACGTGTTACTGATTATTTTATCCTGTTAGATTTCCTTATCAAAAGTGAAAAGGATGTGGATTTACTTGGTCGAAAGGGGATTATGGTTAATGGGCTAGGTAACAACGATGCAACTTTTATCAACAATTTGGTcacaaatattgcatattcagACATGAACACTAAATATTATGAAATTTGTATACAATTGAAGAAATTCTACGAGGACCCTAAGCATGGTTGGCTGGCTTCCTTGAGGCGAGACTATTTTGGCAATCCCTGGAAGGCCACTTCTACCACAGCTGTTGTTATCTTGTTGATCCTCACTTTGATACAAGCTGTATGCTCTATTATCTCTATATCCTGA